A part of Cryptococcus gattii WM276 chromosome G, complete sequence genomic DNA contains:
- a CDS encoding Chitin synthase 1, CHS1 (Similar to TIGR gene model, INSD accession AAW44838.1) gives MPSNQDVPLPFTSSRPLPTRQRTTSRPGGTLKRNKTLTRPERHVAPVPLVAPPTQSFSPTSPLPLSDGLLNIDWWRLWAYATTFWAPPALLGWFGIKEKQSRQAWREKIALCWIAVLLGAVVGFVTMGLQRALCPADQQNQSMYRRLGSTNMTLSISGWAFNISTSVTQSNVDFYALANQMPGQDITDLFTRSASDYPACTSSLTYATGPFCNSTSSTSKTSCVLSTLSQGTFDSLQIQNTSLLEGYSWDQVAELENYMVIDGYVLNMSPYLSSNPIAIEGDDVDNIIRHVLSNQTESGKDATRLFFNRQVPHDAVGCMKARYVAGRIDKITPGCFIASLFLYASLVVILAVVLARFAMACVFNWFLSEKLVKPVTERELGRKGINPTIMPEGANVSVNNKLGAAPWAGGVGVAAGRGGRVGSGKKLVNGKKINPLSPLPSPPHSLPNAPLITLSQIGAELFTVCLVTCYSEGPSSIRGTLESIASTNYSDRRKLIWVVCDGMITGEGEKKSTPDVCVGMLDADGRFGNPVPMGYEAVGSGRKRENRAMVYAGHYVSKNGHRTPTIIVVKCGMPQEANEKKPGNRGKRDSQLILMNFFLRVTYNDRMTPLDFDLFRKIWTLMGVTPDYFEVVLMVDADTRIYPDSLKHLVNCMHHDNMIMGVCGETRIANKRQSWVTAIQVFEYFISHHHVKAFESVFGGVTCLPGCFSMYRIKARKDMDNDWIPILVKPEIVNEYSQCEVETLHQKNLLLLGEDRFLSTIMLRTFPRRKNIFLPQARCRTVAPDTFSVLLSQRRRWINSTVHNLMELVRVRDLCGTFCFSMQFVVFMDLVGTVVLPVAICLTFALIVNSIITPPKSFEEAIPLMLLAIVLGLPAILILITTRKVVYVAWMLVYLLALPIWNFVLPVYSFWHFDDFSWGETRRVEGEIRSKGHDDATAVFNGTTIPLRRWEDWERSRLRKLRREEKRRKEMEKQFGAGFHGDPGLGGDLRGMALGERPWARSEYDSDNGSLYSSEEDMWGGEVGGYNEHNPAFPPPPIALPPTDDSLSNTNGETLGMDEMAAILDSGFDDDPQSQSTYAPLSHPRPRAHQPPPSLSRTLANAPSPVHRHQHEYTAPQPRLNLTDSPSFSSSPNSIRSSPLSAGASGYTGGQYVSIDGQDKNDINAQMPHSGGSVSSSVESRPYGVGHAKKRSGGGPGFGAGTGVRSGGYGPLGPLADVDEAGKGQMRGYCGSGKNR, from the exons ATGCCTTCAAATCAAGATGTACCACTTCCATTCACTTCATCACGTCCGTTGCCTACCCGTCAACGGACCACATCTCGCCCAGGAGGCACCCTCAAACGAAATAAAACTCTCACTCGACCAGAACGGCACGTTGCCCCCGTACCTCTTGTCGCCCCTCCTACACAATCATTCTCCCCCACATCGCCTTTACCTCTATCAGACGGTCTTCTCAACATTGACTGGTGGAGGTTATGGGCATACGCAACAACGTTTTGGGCTCCGCCGGCATTGTTGGGATGGTTTGGGATCAAGGAAAAGCAAAGCAGGCAAGCatggagagagaagattgCGTTGTGTTGGATAGCAGTGCTTCTGGGTGCGGTGGTAGGATTTGTGACGATGGGTTTACAGCGGGCACTGTGCCCTGCTGATCAGCAAAATCAGAGCATGTATCGGCGTCTGGGTAGTACCAATA TGACCCTGAGTATATCCGGCTGGGCATTCAACATTTCAACCTCAGTTACGCAATCCAATGTCGATTTTTACGCCCTCGCAAACCAAATGCCCGGTCAAGATATCACTGACCTTTTTACCCGAAGCGCCTCTGACTATCCGGCATGTACATCTTCTTTAACATACGCAACGGGTCCCTTTTGCAACTCTACTTCATCAACCAGTAAGACAAGCTGTGTACTATCTACTTTGTCTCAAGGGACATTCGATAGTCTTCAAATCCAAAATACGTCGCTCTTAGAAGGCTACAGCTGGGACCAAGTCGCTGAACTCGAAAATTACATGGTCATCGACGGTTACGTCCTCAACATGTCTCCTTACCTCTCGTCCAACCCTATCGCCATAGAGGGAGACGATGTCGATAATATTATTCGTCACGTCCTTAGTAACCAAACCGAATCAGGTAAAGACGCTACtcgtctcttcttcaaccgCCAAGTCCCGCATGACGCTGTTGGCTGTATGAAGGCCCGTTATGTCGCCGGTCGAATCGATAAAATCACCCCGGGGTGTTTCATCGCCAGCCTTTTTCTGTACGCATCACTTGTGGTGATCCTGGCAGTGGTGTTGGCGAGATTTGCGATGGCATGTGTGTTTAATTGGTTTTTATCGGAGAAGTTGGTAAAGCCGGTCACGGAAAGGGAGCTAGGGAGAAAAGGAATAAATCCAACGATTATGCCGGAGGGAGCGAACGTTAGCGTAAATAATAAGTTAGGGGCTGCTCCCTGGGCTGGGGGAGTGGGGGTGGCTGcagggagaggaggaagggtGGGATCAGGCAAAAAACTCGTGAACGGTAAAAAGATCAACCCACTTAGTCCCCTCCCTTCCCCTCCCCATTCCTTACCCAACGCCCCACTCATCACCCTCTCCCAAATCGGCGCCGAACTATTCACAGTCTGCCTCGTCACCTGCTACTCTGAAGGTCCTTCCTCTATCCGCGGCACCCTGGAATCCATCGCCTCCACCAATTACTCGGACAGGCGGAAGCTGATATGGGTGGTGTGTGATGGGATGATCACaggggagggagagaagaagagtacGCCGGATGTGTGCGTGGGGATGTTGGATGCAGACGGGAGATTTGGAAATCCAGTGCCAATGGGGTATGAGGCGGTGGGCAGTGGGCGGAAGAGGGAGAATAGAGCGATGGTTTATGCTGGGCATTATG TATCCAAAAACGGCCATCGCACGCCAACCATCATAGTCGTCAAATGCGGCATGCCTCAAGAAGCCAACGAGAAGAAACCAGGCAACAGAGGAAAACGGGATTCACAACTCATTCTCATGAATTTTTTCCTGAGGGTCACGTATAATGATAGGATGACACCTCTAGATTTTGATCTGTTTAGGAAGATTTGGACGCTGATGGGTGTGACGCCGGATTATTTCGAGGTCGTTTTGATG GTTGATGCAGATACCCGAATTTACCCCGATTCACTGAAGCACCTCGTGAACTGCATGCATCATGACAACATGATTATGGGCGTCTGCGGTGAAACCCGGATCGCGAACAAACGTCAATCATGGGTTACCGCCATCCAAGTATTCGAGTACTTCATCTCCCACCACCATGTAAAGGCTTTCGAATCTGTTTTCGGTGGTGTTACCTGTCTACCGGGGTGTTTTAGTATGTACCGGATCAAAGCCCGGAAAGATATGGATAATGATTGGATACCTATCCTGGTCAAGCCTGAGATTGTGAATGAGTACTCTCAGTGCGAGGTGGAGACTCTTCATCAGAAAAACTTGTTACTCCTAGGTGAAGACCGTTTTCTGTCGACCATCATGCTCCGCACGTTTCCCCGACGAAAAAACATTTTTCTTCCACAAGCAAGATGCCGTACCGTGGCGCCAGATACATTCTCAGTCCTTCTTTCCCAACGTCGAAGATGGATCAACTCCACCGTTCACAATCTCATGGAACTCGTCCGCGTCCGCGATCTATGTGGCACGTTTTGCTTCTCGATGCAATTCGTCGTCTTTATGGACCTTGTAGGGACGGTCGTATTGCCTGTAGCGATCTGTCTTACGTTTGCACTCATTGTAAATTCGATCATCACGCCGCCGAAATCATTTGAAGAAGCGATCCCGTTGATGTTGTTGGCGATCGTGTTGGGCTTGCCGGCgattttgattttgatCACAACAAGGAAAGTGGTATACGTGGCATGGATGCTGGTTTATCTCTTGGCGTTGCCGATATGGAATTTCGTTTTGCCGGTGTACTCGTTCTGGCATTTTGATGATTTTTCGTGGGGAGAAACACG TCGAGTTGAAGGCGAAATCCGATCCAAGGGGCACGATGACGCCACCGCCGTGTTTAACGGCACAACCATCCCACTTCGCCGATGGGAAGATTGGGAGAGATCACGACTTCGCAAACTTCGCCGAgaggagaaaaggaggaaggagatggagaagcAGTTTGGAGCCGGGTTCCATGGAGATCCTGGGCTCGGTGGGGATCTTCGGGGGATGGCATTGGGGGAAAGACCATGGGCGAGGAGCGAATATGATAGTGATAATGGGAGTTTGTATAGTAGTGAGGAAGATATGTGGGGCGGAGAAGTCGGCGGG TACAACGAGCATAACCCCGCATTCCCTCCGCCACCTATAGCACTTCCCCCTACCGACGATTCTTTGAGCAATACCAATGGCGAGACCCTTGGGATGGATGAGATGGCTGCTATCCTCGACTCTGGTTTTGACGACGATCCTCAATCGCAATCAACATATGCTCCTCTCTCCCATCCTCGCCCCCGGGCACACCAGCCACCACCGTCTTTATCCCGTACGCTTGCCAATGCCCCTTCGCCTGTACACAGACACCAACACGAATACACTGCTCCTCAGCCTCGTCTCAACCTTACAGATTCTCCCAGCTTTAGTTCCAGTCCTAATTCCATCCGCTCTAGTCCTCTGTCTGCCGGCGCCAGTGGCTATACAGGCGGCCAATATGTATCAATAGACGGGCAAGACAAGAACGATATAAATGCACAGATGCCACACAGTGGCGGAAGTGTAAGTTCCAGTGTGGAGAGTAGGCCATATGGAGTCGGGCATGCGAAGAAAAGGAGCGGTGGTGGACCCGGATTTGGAGCAGGGACAGGTGTGAGGAGCGGAGGATATGGGCCACTTGGGCCATTGGCGGATGTAGACGAAGCTGGGAAGGGGCAAATGAGAGGTTATTGCGGATCAGGAAAGAATAGATAG
- a CDS encoding Cytoplasm protein, putative (Similar to TIGR gene model, INSD accession AAW44837.1) encodes MPESPRIFSSAFDLDESASTNANNNLDVLDTIDLNDNNDSSIDPWKASEASTSAPSPSRGTSYAAFSHSSSHQELSNDTTDPEETDFSAISTGTPAKTSLPVHWVNNGETPTVLGIAVVDFNHLIGPTVEYAFPPSLQNALSVDENMTKELPFLALPDGAHLSEEDYSYFHCTFSPSNDHSQQHNAETNIPTNQTLFGISCNRQLASSELHHRPSDVTRSMVQKAVVVIASHPIFGVIRDRLGVVTRAYFAQRDFGETTILEDFYTSLETSLEGKSGEEAIYMGTSLRELVHKFRHRTLVLLKMLMLQKRIMLFGYPVEKLCTYQYSLVSLVPGLLLNLRDSGSPALDQKTSKVRPTSLRTSDRTSLLRFMGLPLRIFSHDAFFQPYMPLQQMDMLAAKSWLVGTTNRIVTQQRECRYDLLVNIDNNTFTFPDPKLERVVGLTPADRRWMDDVVQTVEESWSLSEGERPSYRGSDDDLRARFEEYILSALSSIKYSNYLSQTNPNSPPLSTPSSNIPSSSSINALNSMNQDPNQQGLVTAGSGGTKEGAEAIRDFGEGWVGVFRGTKVYEFWNGSTDETLFDIHEPRHPCEGKVNVVSDLSLRISEGLHDLRLDEQLGPTREALSSAFSAGSSSLFRAFDGVRSEVSNRLREREEAAAAARARQSVNNSTDPFKNRTQTPFSSNTPTTFTSNTSPVQAQAQTQPVENIRATLGGIGSGIGGFFSSRISSFKNPSPTPTTPKGLRPMSLSSSASTGSLKGMARLNTPGRQGK; translated from the exons ATGCCAGAATCGCCTCGTATATTCTCCTCAGCATTTGATCTTGATGAATCTGCAAGCACAAACGCAAACAACAACCTTGACGTTCTAGACACCATAGATCTCAACGACAACAACGACTCCTCCATCGATCCGTGGAAAGCATCCGAAGCGAGTACATCTGCACCTTCGCCTTCCCGCGGAACCTCCTATGCCGCTTTTTCCCATTCATCTTCGCACCAGGAACTGTCGAATGATACAACCGATCCAGAAGAGACGGACTTTTCTGCCATTTCAACAGGGACACCCGCCAAGACGTCCTTGCCGGTACATTGGGTTAACAACGGTGAGACACCGACAGTCTTGGGTATTGCGGTAGTGGATTTCAACCACTTA ATCGGCCCCACAGTCGAATACGCTTTTCCGCCTTCTCTACAGAACGCGCTATCAGTGGATGAAAACATGACGAAGGAGCTACCCTTCTTGGCTCTACCGGACGGCGCCCATCTAAGTGAAGAGGATTATTCTTACTTT CATTGCACATTCTCGCCTTCCAATGATCACTCTCAACAACATAATGCAGAGACTAACATCCCTACCAATCAAACTCTCTTTGGTATCTC GTGCAATCGCCAGCTCGCCTCCTCCGAGCTCCACCATCGCCCATCAGACGTTACCAGGAGCATGGTCCAAAAAGCCGTCGTCGTCATTGCCAGTCACCCTATCTTT GGCGTGATAAGAGACAGACTAGGCGTCGTTACTCGCGCCTACTTCGCCCAACGCGATTTCGGCGAAACTACGATCTTGGAAGACTTCTACACCTCTCTTGAGACAAGTCTGGAAGGCAAAAGCGGGGAGGAAGCTATTTATATGG GGACAAGCTTGAGAGAATTAGTGCATAAATTCAGACATCGGACACTTGTTTTGCTCAAGATGCTTATGCTTCAAAAACGT ATCATGTTATTCGGTTACCCAGTGGAGAAACTTTGCACGTACCAATATTCCCTTGTCTCCCTTGTCCCTG GACTCCTCTTAAATCTACGCGATTCCGGATCGCCAGCCCTGGACCAAAAGACAAGTAAAGTGAGACCAACATCTTTAAGAACGAGTGATAGGACGAGTTTATTGAGGTTCATGGGTTTAC CGCTAAGAATATTTTCCCACGACGCATTCTTCCAACCGTACATGCCTCTGCAGCAGATGGATATGCTTGCCGCTAAAAGCTGGTTGGTTGGTACAACGAACCGGATTGTTACACAACAAAGGGAGTGTAGATATGATTTACTGGTCAAT ATTGATAACAACACATTCACCTTCCCCGACCCGAAACTCGAGAGGGTGGTAGGACTTACGCCGGCTGATAGGAGGTGGATGGATGACGTGGTGCAGACAGTTGAGGAGTCTTGGAGTCTG TCGGAAGGTGAACGTCCATC GTATCGAGGCAGTGATGATGATCTTCGGGCACGTTTCGAAGAGTACATTCTCTCAGCATTGTCATCCATCAAATACTCCAATTACCTCTCCCAAACAAATCCCAACTCTCCACCTTTATCCACGCCTTCGTCAAACAtcccatcctcttcttccatcaaTGCTCTCAACTCGATGAACCAAGATCCCAACCAACAGGGGTTAGTAACAGCTGGGTCGGGAGGAACTAAAGAAGGGGCCGAAGCGATTAGGGATTTTGGAGAGGGGTGGGTGGGCGTGTTCAGGGGGACAAAGGTTTATGAGTTTTGGAATGGATCGACGGATGAGACATTGTTTGATATCCATGAACCTCG ACATCCATGTGAAGGGAAGGTGAACGTGGTTTCAGATTTGAGTCTCCGAATATCGG AAGGACTACACGACCTTCGCCTGGATGAGCAACTAGGTCCTACCCGCGAAGCTTTATCCTCTGCTTTCTCCGCCGGCTCATCGTCCTTATTCAGGGCATTTGATGGTGTGAGGTCAGAGGTTTCAAACAGGTTACGCGAAAGAGAGGAGGCAGCTGCGGCTGCACGAGCAAGACAGTCGGTGAATAACAGTACTGATCCTTTCAAAAATCGAACGCAAACACCATTCTCATCAAATACACCAACCACATTCACTTCCAACACGTCCCCTGTCCAAGCTCAAGCTCAGACTCAACCCGTTGAGAACATCCGCGCGACATTAGGGGGGATTGGATCAGGTATTGGTGGATTCTTCAGTTCGCGCATCTCGAGCTTTAAAAATCCTTCGCCCACTCCGACAACGCCGAAAGGTCTGCGGCCGATGAGTCTAAGTTCAAGTGCTAGCACAGGGAGTTTAAAAGGAATGGCGAGACTGAATACGCCGGGGAGACAAGGGAAGTGA
- a CDS encoding Hypothetical Protein (Similar to TIGR gene model, INSD accession AAW44835.1), which translates to MSLDNSTRTFADIEGPVDSTVPSRDYYFQRKMALQYRALRNATCNPYSETNLQTLIEHVYLQYLPYNIFLPQNQAIWEIANIGYEFCFSTFDLGHLATRDPESGKLSTFFDTPMHLAVIEHMSSGNKNYKPSSAAVVRLANGVLVAYCVHKKSEFPTSPPSPILIPTTLNFDRLRPSRRFLDVINVDDRDEDSLVTAVTPLILEVKAEGQPLIDGWIQLCGHSLSSFQACRCRWGVFQRGARFGRLMVLGEVSEEGIAIEYRDPGKDDSGDDDEPLKILKDVDELELFLKSPGGMGTLPYRLFTNSTVSANGDLDPTGVKVAHSTIQMGIDLIKTLPIDRPLCLLPDLPDSGLLSWFKVYLRDMSNHANQHFVHRFKHLSLQNETTSSMIQDENVDVADAETEDCGESYVSDWPMSIDDEEETEQEWWSMSPERMRRLKKKEDKAYVEAVRKVLREKGTPFFLLSPSQFDKLSKGAFGGPCTHA; encoded by the exons ATGTCCCTTGACAATAGCACCCGCACGTTTGCCGATATCGAAGGACCTGTCGATTCCACTGTTCCATCTAGAGACTACTATTTCCAGAGAAAAATGGCTCTACAATATCGAGCGCTTCGCAATGCCACCTGCAATCCTTATTCAGAAACAAATCTCCAAACATTAATCGAGCACGTATACCTTCAATACTTGCCTTATAACATCTTTTTACCTCAAAATCAAGCTATCTGGGAGATAGCCAACATAGGTTATGAGTTTTGTTTCTCTACATTTGATCTCGGACACCTCGCGACTCGTGATCCCGAGAGCGGAAAGCTGTCGACATTCTTCGATACACCCATGCACTTGGCAGTCATCGAACATATGAGCAGCGGAAACAAAAACTATAAACCATCAAGCGCCGCTGTCGTTCGCTTGGCAAATGGCGTCCTTGTAGCCTACTGTGTCCATAAG AAATCCGAGTTCCCAACTTCCCCCCCAAGCCCTATCCTGATACCCACTACGCTAAACTTTGATCGTCTGCGCCCCAGCCGTCGCTTCCTCGACGTGATAAATGTAGACGACAGAGACGAAGATTCCCTTGTGACAGCCGTCACTCCTCTCATACTGGAGGTCAAGGCTGAAGGCCAACCTCTTATTGACGGTTGGATTCAGCTCTGTGGCCACTCTCTTAGCTCCTTTCAGGCCTGTCGTTGTCGATGGGGTGTGTTTCAGCGCGGAGCTAGGTTTGGGAGGTTGATGGTGCTGGGAGAAGTCAGTGAGGAAGGGATTGCGATTGAGTACAGGGATCCTGGTAAAGACGATAGCGGGGACGATGATGAGCCGCTGAAGATCTTGAAGGATGTCGATGAACTCGAGCTCTTCTTGAAGAGCCCCGGCGGTATGGGTACCCTTCCCTATCGGCTATTCACCAACAGTACCGTCAGCGCCAACGGAGATCTTGATCCAACTGGTGTCAAGGTTGCTCATTCCACCATCCAGATGGGCATCGACCTCATCAAGACACTCCCTATCGACCGGCCCCTTTGTCTTCTTCCCGATCTTCCCGACAGCGGTCTCCTTTCATGGTTCAAGGTCTATCTAAGAGACATGAGTAATCATG CAAATCAACACTTTGTTCACCGTTTTAAACACTTATCTCTTCAAAACGAAACCACATCGAGCATGATTCAGGACGAAAACGTCGACGTTGCCGATGCGGAGACAGAAG ACTGTGGAGAGAGTTATGTGTCCGATTGGCCTATGTCGATAGACGACGAGGAGGAGACTGAGCAGGAATGGTGGAGTATGAGTCCAGAGAGAATGAGgaggttgaagaagaaggaggacaAGGCCTATGTTGAGGCTGTACGGAAGGTCCTAAGAGAGAAGGGCACCCCTTTCTTCCTGCTCTCTCCGTCCCAATTTGACAAGCTGTCCAAAGGTGCATTTGGTGGACCATGCACACATGCGTGA
- a CDS encoding Efflux protein EncT, putative (Similar to TIGR gene model, INSD accession AAW44834.1) → MTAITDKSFPRTVTIQSTSNDSDPKKSSTDERSLPAESTLGKIETPNKTNVLASLGPGRKNLLLLCFCLSMFIDAAGVSATFLMTAPIANDLGVKMGDLAWILGTYSLAFASTLLFAGRIADLYPPHRVYTFGFIGIAVFYLIISFMTDQYAFFVLRAISGLLAVMTIPSSINMIVQMYPEPNEQAKKLALFGVAGALANTIALVLAGVFLLASWRWYFRFITIIIAPFSVLAWFLMPPTEAVAEDLPGAAKLKRMDIVGVLLLLACLVLFILGFTQATSKGWDSAIFIAPIIISVFLLAAFLVWEQYVPRGYSLLPHDIWSFPNIFPLIFQASAVFMWIACAQLRLATFFQENLHDSAIMAAVKLLPMGIIALIVGGLTQAVPQLIMRPKYVQPIASVLCLAGSLLFAFSDGGPGDKYWKFLFPGQLIGTAGAMVIFVGMNTSIIQAFPLEFAGVGGSFANIIFQIGGVIGIAVQDGLVGTGADAGTSWTGSRNSYFFTGAYIMLTGLVFLVWYRQKLMPKLDGSVVAA, encoded by the exons ATGACCGCGATAACCGACAAGTCGTTCCCTCGTACAGTTACGATTCAGAGCACCAGCAATGATTCTGACCCCAAGAAATCGTCGACAGACGAAAGGAGTCTTCCTGCTGAATCCACATTGGGCAAAATTGAAACGCCAAACAAGACCAATGTCCTAGCTTCCTTGGGTCCCGGAAGGAAAAACCTTTTACTATTATGCTTTTGTCTCTC AATGTTCATTGATGCAGCCGGTGTGAGCGCCACCTTTTTGATGACAGCGCCTATCGCCAATGACCTCGGCGTCAAAATGGGTGATCTAGCTTGGATCTTGGGTACCTACTC CCTGGCATTCGCTTCCACCCTCCTATTCGCAGGTCGTATCGCCGATCTCTACCCGCCTCACCGTGTTTATACGTTTGGATTCATCGGTATCGCAGTGTTTTACTTGATCATCTCATTCATGACCGATCAATATGCCTTTTTCGTCTTGCGTGCCATTTCTGGACTCTTGGCCGTTATGACTATCCCGAGTTCAATCAATATGATCG TCCAAATGTATCCAGAGCCAAACGAACAAGCCAAGAAACTCGCATTATTCGGTGTGGCTGGTGCACTCGCTAATACCATTGCCCTT GTCTTGGCTGGCGTCTTCTTACTCGCGTCTTGGAGATGGTACTTTCGCTTCATTA ccatcatcatcgccCCATTCTCAGTCCTCGCATGGTTCCTCATGCCCCCAACAGAAGCCGTGGCCGAAGATCTCCCGGGCGCCGCCAAACTCAAACGGATGGACATTGTCGGCGTCCTCCTACTGCTCGCCTGTCTTgtcctcttcatcctcggTTTCACTCAAGCCACCTCCAAGGGCTGGGATTCCGCCATCTTCATCGCCcccatcatcatctccgTCTTCCTTCTCGCTGCTTTCCTCGTCTGGGAACAATACGTGCCCCGGGGTTATTCACTGCTCCCACATGATATTTGGAGTTTCCCCAATATTTTCCCACTCATCTTCCAGGCGTCGGCGGTATTCATGTGGATTGCCTGCGCCCAACTCCGACTCGCTACATTCTTCCAAGAAAACCTCCACGATTCAGCGATTATGGCGGCCGTCAAGCTTCTTCCCATGGGAATCATCGCCCTCATCGTCGGCGGGCTGACACAGGCGGTACCACAACTGATTATGAGGCCAAAGTATGTGCAGCCCATTGCATCGGTACTCTGTTTGGCAGGCAGTTTGCTTTTCGCGTTTAGCGATGGTGGACCGGGAGACAAGTATTGGAAGTTTTTGTTCCCTGGACAGCTTATTGGGACGGCAGGCGCAATGGTCATTTTTGTCGGTATGAA CACGTCCATCATCCAAGCATTCCCACTTGAATTTGCAGGTGTCGGCGGTTCCTTTGCcaacatcatcttccaaatcGGCGGTGTCATCGGTATCGCCGTGCAAGACGGGCTTGTCGGTACCGGTGCTGACGCAGGCACATCCTGGACCGGGTCAAGGAACTCGTATTTCTTCACAGGCGCTTACATCATGTTGACTGGATTGGTGTTTTTGGTGTGGTATAGGCAAAAGTTGATGCCGAAATTGGACGGGTCAGTGGTAGCTGCTTGA